The Pseudofrankia inefficax genome window below encodes:
- a CDS encoding LarC family nickel insertion protein: protein MSGPAPAAAGRVGWLDLSCGVSGDMLLGALVDAGVPLAVPAAAIDTLGLPIRLEARQVRRSGLAATKVDVIAPDGGHSRTWADIRELLAAAPLADATRDLATATFAALAAAEARVHGIDPAEVHFHEVGALDAIADIVGVSAGFAHLALAGLVATPIALGGGRARTAHGVLPIPGPAVLELLRAAGAPALGGPVAVELCTPTGAALVVTVASGFGDLPAVRVTAVGCGAGTRDLPGRPNLVRLVVGDALDATAVPPPVPRPQHAAHDHLAHDHQLAHDRQLAHDHAGHRHAEAEPHRHDPRPDRATGDANAQGAGQPTAVAGIDVADGVAVTAELVLEANVDDLDPRVWPSVLAALLAAGAADAWLTPILMKKGRPAHTLRALVAPGRLPAVRAAIFRHTSTLGLREIPVRKHALARSMRAVEVAGHPVRVKVSPGPDRAFDQPAGPVPVAQPEWEDVALVAEKLGWPAREVLAAACALAYAGQWSDLPPTADGPDDHQHGTEPAGQGTGDQGVDPGHAP, encoded by the coding sequence GTGAGCGGGCCGGCGCCGGCCGCTGCCGGGCGGGTCGGCTGGCTCGACCTGTCCTGCGGGGTGAGCGGCGACATGCTGCTGGGCGCGCTCGTCGACGCCGGGGTGCCGCTGGCGGTGCCGGCGGCGGCGATCGACACGCTGGGGCTGCCGATCCGGCTCGAGGCCCGGCAGGTGCGCCGGTCCGGCCTCGCCGCGACGAAGGTCGACGTCATCGCTCCCGACGGCGGCCACTCGCGGACCTGGGCCGACATCCGCGAGCTGCTCGCCGCCGCGCCGCTGGCCGACGCGACGCGCGACCTGGCTACCGCCACGTTCGCCGCGCTGGCGGCGGCGGAGGCGCGGGTGCACGGGATCGACCCGGCCGAGGTGCACTTCCACGAGGTCGGCGCGCTGGACGCGATCGCCGACATCGTCGGCGTCAGCGCCGGTTTCGCCCACCTGGCGCTCGCCGGGCTGGTCGCCACCCCGATCGCGCTCGGCGGTGGCCGGGCGCGGACGGCCCACGGCGTGCTGCCGATCCCTGGACCGGCGGTGCTGGAGCTGCTGCGCGCGGCCGGTGCCCCGGCCCTCGGCGGCCCGGTCGCGGTCGAGCTGTGCACCCCGACCGGGGCAGCCCTCGTCGTCACGGTGGCTTCCGGCTTCGGCGACCTCCCGGCCGTGCGGGTGACCGCCGTCGGCTGCGGCGCCGGCACCCGGGATCTGCCCGGCCGCCCCAACCTCGTCCGCCTCGTCGTCGGCGACGCCCTGGACGCGACGGCGGTCCCGCCGCCCGTGCCGCGGCCCCAGCACGCCGCTCACGACCACCTGGCCCACGACCACCAGCTGGCCCACGACCGCCAGCTGGCTCACGACCACGCTGGCCACCGCCACGCCGAGGCCGAGCCGCACCGGCACGACCCTCGGCCGGACCGGGCCACCGGCGACGCGAACGCCCAGGGCGCCGGCCAGCCGACCGCCGTGGCCGGCATCGACGTGGCCGACGGGGTCGCTGTCACGGCGGAGCTGGTCCTGGAGGCGAACGTCGACGACCTCGACCCGCGGGTCTGGCCGTCGGTGCTCGCGGCACTGCTCGCCGCCGGCGCGGCGGACGCCTGGCTGACCCCGATCCTGATGAAGAAGGGCCGCCCGGCGCACACCCTGCGGGCCCTGGTCGCGCCGGGGCGCCTTCCGGCCGTGCGGGCCGCGATCTTCCGGCACACCTCGACGTTGGGACTGCGGGAGATCCCGGTCCGCAAGCACGCGCTGGCGCGGTCGATGCGCGCCGTCGAGGTGGCCGGCCACCCGGTCCGGGTCAAGGTCTCCCCCGGCCCTGATCGGGCGTTTGACCAACCCGCGGGTCCGGTGCCCGTCGCGCAGCCCGAGTGGGAGGACGTCGCCCTGGTCGCGGAGAAGCTCGGCTGGCCGGCCAGGGAGGTGCTCGCCGCCGCGTGCGCCCTCGCGTACGCCGGCCAGTGGTCCGACCTCCCGCCCACCGCCGACGGCCCGGACGACCATCAGCACGGGACCGAACCCGCCGGTCAGGGCACCGGCGACCAGGGCGTCGACCCGGGCCACGCCCCATGA
- the larB gene encoding nickel pincer cofactor biosynthesis protein LarB, with the protein MDTDQLRALLTDVAAGRVDTDTALARLAAGPLGDGAGFVDLGYARVDTHRGVRTGDPEVVFAAGKTAAETVGIVAALRAASTGDGRPTLVTRANRETVDALVARWPDADVTGRWSPDPAADPRPAGDAGRLATVAVGALPPARGRVVVVCAGTSDAPVADEAALTVAASGAGVEVLRDVGVAGLHRLLAVRDVLAAADCLVVVAGMEGALPSVIGGLVGVPLVAVPTSVGYGAAFGGLAALLGMLTACAPGIAVCNIDNGFGAGLFAARVARAAAGASPESASAAATSPGAGLRAAAAGSAGYR; encoded by the coding sequence GTGGACACCGACCAGTTGCGCGCGCTGTTGACCGACGTCGCCGCCGGCAGAGTGGACACGGACACGGCGCTGGCCCGCCTCGCCGCCGGCCCGCTCGGCGACGGCGCGGGCTTCGTCGACCTCGGCTACGCGCGGGTCGACACCCATCGCGGCGTGCGGACGGGTGATCCCGAGGTCGTCTTCGCCGCGGGCAAGACGGCGGCCGAGACGGTCGGCATCGTGGCCGCGCTGCGGGCCGCGAGCACCGGCGACGGCCGCCCCACCCTGGTCACCCGGGCGAACCGCGAGACGGTCGACGCGCTGGTCGCCCGCTGGCCGGACGCGGACGTCACCGGCCGCTGGTCACCCGACCCGGCGGCGGACCCGCGGCCGGCTGGCGACGCGGGGCGGCTCGCGACCGTCGCCGTCGGTGCCCTGCCACCCGCCCGCGGCCGAGTCGTCGTCGTCTGCGCCGGCACCTCGGACGCGCCCGTCGCCGACGAGGCGGCGCTGACCGTCGCGGCCAGCGGCGCGGGGGTCGAGGTGCTGCGCGACGTCGGCGTCGCCGGGCTGCACCGGCTGCTGGCCGTCCGCGACGTGCTCGCCGCCGCAGACTGTCTGGTGGTCGTCGCCGGGATGGAGGGGGCGCTGCCCAGCGTCATCGGCGGTCTGGTCGGCGTGCCGCTGGTCGCGGTCCCGACCAGCGTTGGGTACGGGGCCGCGTTCGGCGGGCTCGCCGCGCTGCTCGGCATGCTGACCGCCTGCGCGCCCGGCATCGCGGTCTGCAACATCGACAACGGTTTCGGCGCCGGCCTCTTCGCCGCGCGGGTGGCCCGTGCCGCCGCCGGTGCCAGCCCCGAGAGCGCCTCGGCCGCGGCCACCTCTCCCGGAGCCGGGCTGCGCGCGGCGGCGGCCGGCTCGGCCGGGTACCGGTGA
- a CDS encoding phosphotransferase family protein, with protein sequence MTSGRPRDEPDDQRDRATPRDTGRPAGEGGGRFTAAASRRALAAVCAAAGLDDTGAIALKLTVNSVYRLPRAGAVVRIATSGAMAFRVPKVVQVARWLAAEGVPAVRLMPGTPAPVRVGETLATVWVDVGPGVEPPPDTADLGAVLSRLHALERPRPALPRWDPLGDVRRRMSDAEALAPDDRAFLEDLTAEVAAGLRTIRYRLGTTVLHGDAHLGNLIRGASGQVVACDFDSVCLGPAEWDLVPVAVGVLRFGHPPAGQELLAAAYGFDVTRWDGFEVLRAVRELKLATSVLPILASSPTVAAQFRVRLDSLRRGDRDARWSLYR encoded by the coding sequence CTGACGTCCGGTCGTCCGCGCGACGAGCCGGACGACCAGCGGGACCGGGCCACCCCACGCGACACGGGGCGGCCCGCGGGGGAGGGTGGCGGCCGGTTCACGGCCGCCGCGTCCCGTCGGGCCCTCGCCGCGGTCTGCGCCGCGGCCGGCCTGGACGACACCGGCGCGATCGCGCTGAAGCTCACCGTCAACTCCGTCTACCGGCTGCCGCGCGCGGGCGCGGTGGTCCGCATCGCGACCTCGGGCGCGATGGCCTTCCGAGTCCCGAAGGTCGTCCAGGTCGCCCGCTGGCTCGCCGCCGAGGGGGTGCCCGCCGTCCGGCTGATGCCCGGGACGCCAGCCCCGGTCCGCGTCGGCGAGACGCTCGCGACCGTGTGGGTCGACGTCGGCCCCGGTGTCGAGCCGCCGCCCGACACCGCCGATCTCGGCGCCGTGCTGAGCCGCCTGCACGCCCTCGAACGACCGCGACCAGCCCTGCCCCGCTGGGACCCGCTCGGCGACGTCCGCCGCCGGATGTCCGACGCGGAGGCGCTGGCCCCGGACGACCGCGCCTTCCTCGAAGATCTCACCGCTGAGGTGGCGGCCGGCCTCCGGACGATCCGCTACCGCCTGGGCACGACGGTGCTCCACGGCGACGCCCACCTCGGGAACCTGATCAGAGGCGCGTCCGGACAGGTGGTCGCCTGTGACTTCGACTCGGTCTGCCTCGGGCCAGCCGAGTGGGACCTGGTGCCCGTCGCGGTCGGTGTCCTGCGGTTCGGCCACCCGCCAGCGGGCCAGGAGCTGCTCGCGGCGGCCTACGGCTTCGATGTCACCCGGTGGGACGGCTTCGAGGTGCTGAGGGCCGTCCGGGAGCTCAAGCTCGCCACCAGCGTGCTGCCGATCCTGGCGAGCAGCCCGACGGTCGCCGCGCAGTTCCGGGTCAGGCTCGACAGCCTGCGCCGCGGCGACCGGGACGCCCGCTGGTCGCTCTATCGCTGA
- a CDS encoding GNAT family N-acetyltransferase yields MSWRGEPGTDPLVGPRRFTDQAVDPAVARISGFTDRTALTRELEELAFRGWSALRTERVDGWVLRDSEGATRRGNSVWPHDDVADLPEALARVDRFYGRAGRPAFVQLTPASRPSGLRQALDVAGYEPEQGPTDVCVAGLAGIVAGVAGLAERAAPPAGRARGPVRVALAETPDDGWLDVCAAGGMSMFGQHRAASVAVLRRIETPAIYVTATVDGVPVGAGRGVADGDWLGIYSMATLPAARGQGAATTVMAALSTWATSVGARRALLQVEEQSTAARRIYAALGFLPVYRYTYRRRATGPAAP; encoded by the coding sequence ATGTCGTGGCGCGGCGAACCAGGGACCGATCCGCTGGTCGGCCCGCGCCGGTTCACCGACCAGGCCGTCGACCCGGCGGTCGCCAGGATCAGCGGGTTCACCGACCGGACCGCGCTGACACGCGAGCTGGAGGAGCTGGCGTTCCGCGGGTGGTCGGCGCTGCGGACCGAGCGGGTCGACGGCTGGGTGCTGCGCGACTCCGAGGGTGCCACCCGGCGCGGCAACTCGGTCTGGCCGCACGACGACGTCGCCGACCTGCCGGAAGCCCTCGCCAGGGTCGACCGGTTCTACGGCCGGGCCGGGCGGCCCGCGTTCGTCCAGCTGACCCCCGCGTCCCGTCCCAGCGGGCTGCGGCAGGCGCTCGACGTGGCCGGCTACGAGCCCGAGCAGGGCCCGACCGACGTCTGCGTCGCGGGCCTCGCCGGGATCGTCGCCGGCGTCGCGGGTCTCGCCGAGCGGGCGGCGCCCCCGGCCGGCCGTGCGCGGGGCCCGGTCCGGGTCGCGCTCGCCGAGACCCCGGACGACGGCTGGCTGGACGTCTGCGCCGCCGGCGGTATGTCGATGTTCGGCCAGCACCGGGCGGCGAGCGTCGCGGTCCTGCGCCGGATCGAGACCCCCGCGATCTACGTCACGGCGACGGTCGACGGCGTGCCAGTCGGCGCGGGCCGGGGCGTCGCCGACGGCGACTGGCTCGGGATCTACAGCATGGCGACGCTGCCCGCGGCCCGCGGCCAGGGCGCCGCGACCACGGTCATGGCGGCGCTGTCCACCTGGGCGACCAGCGTCGGCGCCCGGCGTGCCCTCCTGCAGGTAGAGGAGCAGAGCACCGCGGCCCGACGGATCTACGCCGCCCTGGGCTTCCTGCCGGTCTACCGCTACACCTACCGCCGCAGGGCGACCGGCCCGGCCGCGCCATGA
- the folP gene encoding dihydropteroate synthase, whose product MTVDAMARLLAAGPTRVMGIVNVTPDSFSDGGTFAEPSDAVRAGLRMVADGADIVDVGGESTRPGAARVDAAEERRRVVPVIERLVAAGVTVSVDTTRAAVAAAALDAGAVLVNDVSAAADPDLLALCAERDAYYVLMHARGESIDMAKRAHYGDVVADVVAELRERLAAVYAAGVRPDRVILDPGIGFAKRFEHNWSLLAQVGAFAELGRPLLVGTSRKSFLGALLAAPDGTPRPVEQREDATQATTTLLAAEGVWAVRVHAVRPAVDAVRVVGAWRRARGWPRETG is encoded by the coding sequence ATGACCGTCGACGCGATGGCGCGGCTGCTCGCGGCCGGCCCGACCCGGGTGATGGGCATCGTCAACGTCACGCCCGACTCGTTCTCCGACGGCGGCACCTTCGCCGAGCCGTCCGACGCGGTGCGGGCCGGGCTGCGGATGGTCGCCGACGGCGCCGACATCGTCGACGTCGGCGGCGAGTCGACCCGTCCGGGAGCGGCCCGGGTCGACGCCGCCGAGGAGCGCCGCCGGGTGGTCCCGGTCATCGAGCGCCTGGTCGCCGCGGGGGTGACGGTGAGCGTCGACACGACCAGGGCCGCCGTGGCCGCGGCGGCCCTGGATGCCGGCGCGGTGCTCGTCAACGACGTGTCCGCCGCGGCGGACCCGGACCTGCTCGCGCTGTGCGCCGAGCGGGACGCGTACTACGTGCTCATGCACGCCCGCGGCGAGAGCATCGACATGGCCAAACGGGCGCATTACGGCGACGTCGTCGCGGACGTCGTCGCCGAGCTGCGCGAGCGGCTCGCCGCCGTGTACGCGGCCGGGGTCCGGCCGGACCGGGTGATCCTCGACCCCGGGATCGGCTTCGCCAAGAGGTTCGAGCACAACTGGTCGCTGCTGGCCCAGGTGGGCGCGTTCGCCGAGCTTGGCCGGCCGCTGCTGGTCGGCACGTCCCGAAAGTCCTTCCTGGGCGCGCTGCTCGCCGCGCCGGACGGCACGCCCCGGCCGGTCGAGCAGCGCGAGGACGCCACCCAGGCGACGACCACGCTGCTCGCCGCCGAGGGAGTCTGGGCGGTCCGGGTGCACGCGGTGCGTCCCGCGGTCGACGCCGTCCGCGTGGTCGGTGCGTGGCGCCGGGCCCGCGGCTGGCCGCGGGAGACCGGCTGA
- the folB gene encoding dihydroneopterin aldolase, whose translation MGFERVAERVATAAPAGEIRDRITLRGLRVRGRHGVLAAERELGQEFVVDVTLWLDTAPAAATDDVTQTVHYGELAEALAAVVGGEPVDLLETLVARLADVCLADKRVARAEVTVHKPAAPIPLPFADVAVTIVRDQS comes from the coding sequence ATGGGGTTCGAGCGGGTAGCCGAGCGGGTCGCGACGGCGGCGCCGGCCGGGGAGATCCGGGACCGGATCACGCTGCGGGGGCTGCGGGTGCGCGGTCGGCACGGCGTTCTGGCGGCCGAGCGGGAGCTGGGTCAGGAGTTCGTGGTCGACGTGACCCTCTGGCTCGACACCGCGCCCGCCGCGGCGACGGACGACGTCACCCAGACCGTGCACTACGGCGAGCTGGCCGAGGCGCTGGCCGCCGTGGTCGGCGGCGAGCCGGTGGACCTGCTGGAGACGCTGGTCGCCCGGCTCGCGGACGTCTGCCTGGCCGACAAGCGGGTGGCGCGGGCCGAGGTGACGGTCCACAAGCCGGCGGCGCCGATCCCGCTGCCCTTCGCCGACGTGGCCGTGACGATCGTCCGGGACCAGTCGTGA
- the folK gene encoding 2-amino-4-hydroxy-6-hydroxymethyldihydropteridine diphosphokinase, with protein MTGQPADPAQPSAAGGSGHAVLALGSNLGDRAATLRAAVALLEKRLGVLAVSPVYETVPVGGPPQDDYLNAVVLTRPAPVRELLAAAREAEQAAERVRTIRWGPRTLDVDVIACGDVTSDDPEIIVPHPRAHLRAFVCVPWLDVDPDATIPGYGSVAALVAGLAAAGETAGLRRAGTATDLAAAAGLG; from the coding sequence GTGACGGGCCAGCCGGCGGATCCGGCCCAGCCCTCGGCGGCCGGCGGTTCGGGCCACGCCGTGCTGGCCCTGGGGTCGAACCTCGGCGACCGGGCCGCGACCCTGCGGGCGGCCGTCGCCCTGCTGGAGAAGCGGCTCGGCGTGCTCGCCGTGTCGCCGGTCTACGAGACGGTGCCGGTCGGCGGGCCGCCGCAGGACGACTACCTCAACGCGGTGGTGCTCACCCGGCCCGCGCCGGTCCGCGAGCTGCTGGCCGCCGCCCGGGAGGCCGAGCAGGCGGCCGAGCGGGTCCGCACCATCCGGTGGGGGCCGCGCACCCTGGACGTCGACGTGATCGCCTGCGGCGACGTGACCAGCGACGACCCGGAGATCATCGTCCCGCACCCCAGGGCGCACCTGAGGGCCTTCGTCTGTGTCCCGTGGCTGGACGTCGACCCGGACGCGACCATCCCCGGGTACGGCAGCGTCGCCGCCCTGGTGGCCGGGCTGGCTGCCGCCGGCGAGACCGCCGGGCTGCGCCGGGCCGGCACGGCGACGGACCTCGCCGCGGCCGCCGGGCTCGGATGA
- a CDS encoding DUF3180 domain-containing protein, translating to MRPTRARELAAAVLVAGVLAYLLLVWTYRTLPQLPRTGPLSVFVIAVLELQTASITRRRLAGRPGTKPIMPITVARLAVLAKASSLTAAVMAGGWAALLAYTTAHLNTYGTAGADLITAGLGLGSAVALAVAALLLERVCRVRR from the coding sequence ATGAGACCGACCCGGGCCCGCGAGCTGGCCGCCGCCGTCCTGGTCGCCGGGGTGCTGGCGTACCTGCTGCTCGTCTGGACATACCGGACACTGCCGCAGCTGCCGCGCACCGGGCCGCTGTCGGTGTTCGTGATCGCGGTGCTGGAGCTGCAGACGGCGAGCATCACCCGCCGCCGGCTGGCCGGCCGGCCGGGAACCAAACCGATCATGCCGATCACGGTGGCCCGGCTGGCCGTGCTGGCCAAGGCCAGCTCGCTCACCGCGGCGGTGATGGCCGGCGGCTGGGCCGCCCTGCTCGCCTACACCACCGCCCATCTGAACACCTATGGCACCGCGGGCGCCGACCTCATCACGGCCGGCCTCGGCCTCGGCTCGGCCGTCGCCCTGGCCGTCGCGGCGCTGCTGCTCGAACGGGTCTGCCGGGTGCGGCGCTGA
- a CDS encoding helicase-associated domain-containing protein yields MSSPALEPDGEPATLPAWLRARSDDELTRLFELRPDLATPPPPDFDILAARLEIRVSVLRALDTLDTFALEVGAVLTLLPCPVSVGRLAELCGGLDVRSAVAALRARGLVWGDGDQLRLVGTAADLLGDRALGLGRAARDCLAAYRVPQLARLATALGVTRAGRIAPAGRVAPAVAAGQERGAAVAKETLVAEVAERLGDPAVVRGLAAECSPAAGRILARLAEGPARGATAEAGRLLAVSAARTPVEELLARGLLVGVDADEVEMPREVGLALRGDRPTGTLHPAPPQLTGRQVAAASVDPAAALAAETVVRHVATLLQAWGTSPIVPLRTGGLSVRDLRAVARLLEIPEPEAAFVVELAASAGLVDTTSGVDVRIVPTTAFDRWSVDLTAHRWALLVEGWVRSASVASLVGDRDERGRQVSALSVDVRRSAAPATRAEVLAALAAAPDGVAPSPADVRALLTWRAPRRGGALQELLVDATLQEAELLGLTGRGAAATTGRLLAELLVESAGALGPAPIGAGLTAKPGSFVDALADALAPLLPEPVDELLLQADLTAVAPGPLVADVAAELARLADIESTGAATVYRFSEESLRRALDAGASPGDIHDLLARLGRGGVPQALTYLVDDTARRHGRLRSGPAESYLRCDDTALLSEVVASRRTQTLGLRRIAPTVVISRLPVAELLDGLRAAGFAPAAEGPDGRVVVSRPETHRTPARARSAAADPAAVRRGQLRDAVKLVRRGDESARALRLAGGAATTFGNSAVEGLVRSAPLILVRLQAAVRERSRVLLGYVDQQGTPSDRVVRPTALDGGWLTAWDETAAAPRRFVLHRVTAVADVVDPFASA; encoded by the coding sequence GTGTCATCGCCGGCACTGGAGCCCGATGGGGAGCCGGCCACGCTCCCGGCGTGGCTGCGCGCCCGGTCTGACGACGAGCTGACCAGGCTGTTCGAGCTCCGCCCCGACCTCGCCACGCCGCCGCCCCCCGACTTCGACATCCTCGCGGCCCGCCTGGAGATCAGGGTCAGCGTCCTGCGCGCGCTGGACACCCTGGACACGTTCGCCCTCGAGGTCGGCGCGGTGCTCACGCTGCTGCCGTGCCCGGTGTCCGTCGGCCGGCTCGCCGAGCTGTGCGGTGGCCTCGACGTCCGCTCGGCGGTGGCGGCGCTGCGCGCCCGCGGCCTGGTCTGGGGCGACGGCGACCAGCTACGGCTGGTCGGGACCGCGGCCGACCTGCTCGGCGACCGGGCGCTGGGCCTCGGCCGGGCCGCGCGGGACTGCCTGGCCGCCTACCGGGTGCCGCAGCTGGCCCGGCTGGCGACCGCGCTGGGGGTGACCCGGGCCGGGCGGATCGCCCCGGCTGGCCGCGTCGCCCCGGCCGTGGCCGCTGGCCAGGAGCGGGGGGCCGCGGTGGCCAAGGAGACGCTGGTCGCCGAGGTGGCCGAGCGGCTCGGTGATCCCGCCGTCGTCCGTGGGCTCGCCGCCGAATGCTCCCCGGCCGCCGGCCGGATCCTGGCCCGGCTGGCCGAGGGCCCGGCCCGTGGCGCCACCGCCGAGGCGGGCCGGCTGCTCGCCGTGTCGGCCGCGCGCACTCCCGTCGAGGAACTGCTGGCCCGCGGCCTGCTCGTCGGCGTCGACGCGGACGAGGTCGAGATGCCACGCGAGGTCGGTCTCGCGCTGCGCGGCGACCGGCCCACCGGCACGCTGCATCCGGCGCCACCCCAGCTGACCGGCCGGCAGGTCGCGGCGGCTTCGGTCGATCCTGCCGCGGCGCTGGCCGCGGAGACCGTCGTGCGCCACGTCGCCACCCTGCTGCAGGCCTGGGGCACCAGCCCGATCGTGCCGCTGCGCACCGGCGGGCTCAGCGTGCGCGACCTGCGCGCCGTCGCCCGGCTGCTTGAGATCCCCGAGCCGGAGGCCGCCTTCGTCGTCGAGCTGGCCGCCTCCGCCGGGCTGGTCGACACGACCTCCGGGGTCGACGTGCGGATCGTGCCGACGACCGCCTTCGACCGCTGGAGCGTCGACCTGACCGCGCACCGGTGGGCGCTGCTCGTCGAGGGCTGGGTGCGGTCGGCGTCCGTCGCGTCGCTGGTCGGGGACCGGGACGAGCGGGGACGGCAGGTCTCGGCGCTGTCGGTCGACGTCCGCCGGTCCGCGGCGCCGGCCACGCGGGCCGAGGTGCTGGCCGCGCTGGCGGCCGCCCCCGACGGGGTCGCGCCGTCGCCGGCGGACGTGCGGGCGCTGCTGACCTGGCGGGCGCCCCGGCGGGGCGGCGCGTTGCAGGAGCTCCTCGTCGACGCCACCCTCCAGGAGGCCGAGCTGCTCGGGCTGACGGGCCGCGGAGCGGCGGCGACGACCGGTCGGCTGCTCGCCGAGCTGCTCGTGGAGAGCGCCGGGGCACTGGGCCCGGCGCCGATCGGGGCCGGGCTGACGGCGAAGCCCGGTTCGTTCGTCGACGCGCTGGCCGACGCGCTCGCCCCGCTGCTGCCCGAGCCGGTGGACGAGCTGCTGCTCCAGGCCGACCTGACGGCCGTCGCCCCGGGCCCGCTGGTCGCGGACGTCGCGGCGGAGCTCGCCCGGCTCGCCGACATCGAGTCGACCGGCGCGGCCACCGTCTACCGGTTCTCCGAGGAGTCGCTGCGCCGGGCGCTGGACGCGGGCGCCTCTCCTGGCGACATCCACGACCTGCTGGCCAGGCTCGGCCGGGGCGGCGTGCCGCAGGCGCTCACCTACCTCGTCGACGACACCGCCCGCCGGCACGGCCGGCTGCGCTCGGGCCCGGCCGAGTCCTACCTGCGCTGCGACGACACGGCGCTGCTGTCGGAGGTGGTCGCCTCCCGGCGTACCCAGACGCTCGGGCTGCGCCGGATCGCGCCGACGGTCGTGATCTCCCGGCTCCCCGTGGCAGAGCTGCTCGACGGGCTGCGCGCGGCCGGCTTCGCCCCGGCCGCGGAGGGGCCGGACGGCCGGGTCGTCGTCAGCAGGCCGGAGACGCACCGGACCCCGGCGCGGGCCCGCTCGGCGGCGGCCGACCCGGCGGCGGTGCGCCGTGGCCAGTTGCGGGACGCGGTCAAGCTCGTGCGCCGCGGCGACGAGAGCGCCAGGGCGCTGCGGCTGGCCGGCGGCGCCGCGACGACCTTCGGCAACAGCGCGGTCGAGGGCCTGGTGCGCTCGGCGCCACTGATCCTGGTCCGGCTGCAGGCCGCGGTGCGCGAGCGGAGCCGGGTGCTGCTCGGCTACGTCGACCAGCAGGGGACGCCCAGCGACCGGGTCGTGCGCCCGACCGCCCTCGACGGCGGTTGGCTGACCGCCTGGGACGAGACCGCCGCCGCCCCGCGCCGCTTCGTCCTGCACCGCGTCACCGCCGTGGCCGACGTCGTCGACCCGTTCGCGAGCGCTTAA
- a CDS encoding RibD family protein translates to MTRPYVVLSCATSIDGYIDDASETRLRLSNEADFDRVDEVRAGCDAILVGAGTIRADDPKLLIRSPARRRARMSRGLPSHPLKVTLTATGDLDPSARFFTAGDPDGTDGAGQVVYTATDAAARARARLGAVATVVEAGDPIDLPTVLADLATRGVARLLVEGGGAVHTQFLTEDLADELHLVVAPFFVGDPRAPRFVGPGTFPHDPTHPARLAETTQLGDVVLLRYALSPRYPGA, encoded by the coding sequence GTGACCCGGCCCTACGTTGTGCTCAGCTGCGCCACCTCGATCGACGGCTACATCGACGACGCGAGCGAGACCCGGCTGCGACTCTCGAATGAGGCGGATTTCGACCGGGTAGACGAGGTGCGCGCTGGATGCGACGCGATCCTGGTCGGCGCCGGGACGATCCGGGCTGACGACCCGAAGCTCCTGATCCGGTCGCCTGCCCGGCGGCGGGCGCGGATGAGCCGCGGACTCCCCTCGCACCCGCTGAAGGTGACGCTCACCGCCACGGGAGACCTCGACCCCTCCGCACGGTTCTTCACCGCTGGCGATCCCGATGGGACGGACGGGGCCGGCCAGGTCGTCTACACGGCCACCGACGCCGCCGCGCGAGCCCGCGCCCGTCTCGGCGCGGTCGCCACGGTCGTCGAAGCGGGAGACCCCATCGATCTGCCCACCGTGCTGGCCGACCTTGCGACCCGGGGCGTGGCCCGCCTCCTGGTCGAGGGCGGAGGTGCCGTGCACACCCAGTTCCTGACCGAGGACCTGGCCGACGAGCTGCACCTCGTGGTCGCCCCGTTCTTCGTCGGCGACCCCCGTGCCCCCCGCTTCGTCGGCCCTGGCACGTTCCCGCACGATCCGACCCACCCCGCCCGCCTGGCCGAAACCACCCAGCTCGGCGACGTCGTCCTGCTCCGCTACGCCCTCTCGCCCCGCTACCCAGGCGCCTGA